One region of Thermus thermamylovorans genomic DNA includes:
- a CDS encoding site-2 protease family protein yields the protein MIALLQQDPLAFFLAFAALVFSLVLHELGHAYSAYLFGDPTAKRQGRITLNPLKHLDPLGTVLLLFVGFGWARPVPVNPAAFSHYRLGLFVVSIAGIVINLVLAVLFALLVRGLYAVDPLGVALTFQGEGQTPLGLLALALFFASSINLVLAIFNLLPIPPLDGSKILQSLLPLSWQPLLWRLEQYAWLSFLLILTVLRGPIQEVLRLAREVFFGFFFG from the coding sequence ATGATCGCCCTCCTGCAGCAGGACCCCCTGGCCTTCTTCCTGGCCTTCGCCGCTTTGGTCTTCAGCCTGGTCCTCCACGAGCTGGGCCACGCCTACAGCGCCTACCTCTTCGGGGACCCCACCGCCAAGCGCCAGGGGCGGATCACCCTGAACCCCTTGAAGCACCTCGACCCCCTGGGCACGGTCCTCCTCCTCTTCGTGGGCTTCGGCTGGGCCAGGCCGGTGCCCGTCAACCCCGCGGCCTTCTCCCACTACCGGCTGGGGCTCTTCGTGGTCTCCATCGCCGGGATCGTCATCAACCTGGTCCTGGCGGTGCTCTTCGCCCTCCTGGTGCGGGGGCTCTATGCCGTAGACCCCCTGGGGGTCGCCCTCACCTTCCAGGGGGAGGGGCAGACCCCCTTGGGCCTTTTGGCCCTGGCCCTCTTCTTCGCCAGCTCCATCAACCTGGTCCTGGCGATCTTCAACCTCCTGCCCATACCCCCCTTGGACGGCTCCAAGATCCTGCAAAGCCTTCTTCCCCTTTCCTGGCAACCCCTTCTTTGGCGGCTGGAGCAGTACGCCTGGCTTTCCTTCCTCCTCATCCTCACCGTGCTCCGGGGACCCATCCAGGAGGTTTTGCGCCTCGCCCGGGAGGTCTTCTTCGGCTTCTTCTTCGGCTAG
- a CDS encoding site-2 protease family protein, with translation MGLFPLLNDPPVFLLAFLLGALGLIAHNLFQARLADRYGDTAPRRYGFLTLDPRVHLDPFGLILLVLLGFGWPRFVPTQLPGKKGAWVALMGPLGFFAMAFLYGLLSRFLPYPFGEGLLWGQRLMLLHAAIYLFPVPPLDGAKALYAVGSFEARRFLDRLAAYGPLGFIVIFLVLSFTGVTGAVVQGLAGLLAALYRAIGL, from the coding sequence ATGGGACTCTTTCCGCTCCTCAATGACCCGCCGGTCTTCCTCCTGGCCTTCCTCCTCGGAGCCTTGGGCCTCATCGCCCACAACCTCTTCCAGGCCCGCCTGGCGGACCGCTACGGGGACACCGCCCCCAGGCGCTACGGCTTCCTCACCCTGGACCCCCGGGTCCACCTGGACCCCTTCGGCCTCATCCTCCTGGTCCTCCTGGGCTTCGGCTGGCCCCGGTTCGTCCCCACCCAACTTCCGGGGAAGAAGGGGGCCTGGGTGGCCCTCATGGGGCCTCTGGGCTTTTTCGCCATGGCCTTCCTCTACGGACTTCTCTCCCGCTTCCTCCCCTACCCCTTCGGCGAGGGCCTCCTTTGGGGGCAGCGGCTCATGCTCCTGCATGCCGCCATCTACCTCTTCCCCGTGCCGCCCTTAGACGGGGCCAAGGCCCTCTACGCCGTGGGCAGCTTCGAGGCCCGCCGTTTCCTGGACCGGCTGGCCGCCTACGGCCCCTTGGGCTTCATCGTCATCTTCCTGGTCCTCTCCTTCACCGGGGTCACGGGGGCCGTGGTCCAGGGGCTGGCTGGGCTGCTCGCCGCCCTTTACCGGGCCATCGGGCTATGA